CCATTTACTTCAGCTCAATTGTCAAATCAAACTCTCTTGTCTAAATTGATTGTGCATgtatattttacatttatttaatataaataatttaacgAAAAATATTTTATTGGAGGTGTACCTCTCTCTCACTCCTATATTCCATGATAATTTATTTAAGCTGTCTCATCCATCACTTTTCGTATCTTTATTTAAAAACTTCGTATCCAATAAATGTGGATTATATTACAGTACTTGTAAATCTTACAAGGTAAAATGTGATCTTTCTCGAAGTGGAGCCATGACTAAACGAGAGTCAACTCCCTGTGAATACCCACAAACACCCTGAAAAAGCAAATGTCAATGAGTTTATGATCGGATGAATTTTAAGCATAGATTTAGCATTCAACGCTTAATGCGGCATGTCTGTAAGAGATAAAAGGTGGCAAGGTTACAGGCATGCCAAATGTAGCAGCCAATTAAAGCAAAACGATCTGGATCAGACTGCTCTTTAAAATCTCCTCCTGCATAGATCAAGCCAGAAATCGATGCATGCAATTTAGGTGTCCCTCCATGTCAATTTTCTCTGTACTACACCGGAAAAATCTGTTCACTTGGGCATATCCGCTCAAGACTAGATTTACAGTCTAATTTAAGTATGCACAATAAATAAGCCACCTTGGAAAGTTTTCAGTCAACCAGACCATTGGAAGTTACTTGTATGTTACTCTTGAACATTGGTATCGGATCCAAAGGTTCTGGACATTAGCTCGGTACCTATTCAACTGTTTTAAAGGTAGAGGTATCTTTAGAAACAATTATACGTGTGACCGGTCGAGAAAACTGAGTGAGGTCccatcaaaattagggttttaagtaCTTGAGGATGATGTCAGAGAACCCTCCCAAAACGTGTAAGGTGCAGATTCAATCCATATAGCTCCCAAAACGTGTAAGGTGCAGATTCAATCCATATAGCTCCCGTACAAAAATTTTGACAGGAAATTTGCTAACTTTAGTATATTTTAGTTTAAAGACCCTACCCTAAAGAAACAAATTTATCTTACCTTCGAGTTTCTGGATTTGACCTAACAAGAGTTTTTCCATCGACCATTTGAATCATATTTCATGTTATTTCCATTGACCATTCGAATCATACTTTATGATTCTTCATGAGGATGAAGATAACCTGAGATGGGCAAAATTTACAGTGACATTTGAGCCCTGAAGCTCGAAATCAGTATCAATTAAACAAACTTTCGAAGATCCTCATAAACTCAATGGCATTTGAGCCCTGAACCTCATCATTTAAGAATAAAACTAATAAAAAACTGAAATTTTCACTAGTCTTGTCTCATCTAGATAGTAGTCACCCAACTTGTAAGCTGTCAATCAGGTTCATCGTTGGGCACGTTACGTGTTGGAGGATGAATCATACCAAGAGCCCTTTTTCCAGGCTAAAGAAATGTGTTCCTTTTTCGTTAATCGATTTGAAAATACAGGAAAATGACAAATGAGATTGGTCGGTAGAAATTGCTTTTTAAAAGTAAAAAGACCAGGCCAAGGGATTAACAAATCGTGCAATGTCTTTAGACAGTTAAAATAGCCTAAAACTTTAGCTTTCCAGCCTGATTGTATGGACCTTTTGTAATGTCCATCATGGTGCAACAAATATTCCCAACCCACACATCAAAATAGGATCAATTGGAATGAGACATCTTCAGGTTGGGTCCACCTTATTAGAAACTTTATGAGTTTCAACGCCAGAAATTTTTCATAATTCATGGCAATGACCAATGCCCCACATAGGACCGCATTGGAAGCTGGTTAAACAAATAAGTCTCTTAGCAAAAGTTGAGGGATCCTCGGTGTTTGAAAGAAACAGACTATGCATGATGATCCCATTGAATAAAATATCAATTCGACAGAAAATGGTCATTGGCATGATGACTGGATTTTGAATATATAGATAATATAGATTACGATACAAGTCCCCTTACAAAAGTCAAGGGATCCTGTCTGAATGGAACAAACTTTGCATTATAGTTTAATTGCTATACAATATCTATTAGGTAATAAATCAATGACATGATGACTGAGTTTGAATTAATAATgataatgattacaaatgatagaGATTTGCTCAGATATGTCTAAGCACATACAAGTGGCCACTCTTGAGAATACTTTTTCAGGTTTGAATTGGTATCAAATGTATCAAATGCAAAACCCAAACTTTCCAATTAACCATCTAAGAAATAACAGGATTTAATATGACACTATGTTTGGTATAAAGTCTCATTTGAAACATCTTTCTAGTGTATGCTTGCTGTAATACTCTTACACTACATCTCCCTTCCTGATATGAAGTTAGTAATTATTTACTGCATTTTAATCCATACAAGGAATCGTTAGGACCGAGCACCCACATATTAGATTTTGTCCTATGTATCCTAATAGGTTAAACTAAGTTATTTGCAGTTGGTACGTTTTAAATATCTGATTCAAACAGAGATGACTCTCTGAATCTCCTATGTTGAGAATAACAACCAAAAGGTCTACAATTTAGTAATCTTCAGCTTATTACATGGAATATTTAAACTCATCTTTGTGTGATCCATCTTCAAGGAAGAGGAAAAAACTCATGCCAAGACAAATATATATAAACCCATTTAGTCTATTAAATTTAGACTATCTGAATATTAAATTTAGACTATCTGAATGCCTTTCAAAAACACTTTAAAATCATTTAAAGACAATCAAATTATTGCGCTGGAGGTATAACAAAAGGAACAAATACCAGTTTCTATAAATTTCAAGTTGAAGAAATACCTTATCAGAATACAATTACACAAGAACCCAAGAAAATAAAACAGGGGTTAGATGAATTGTATGCCAGTGGGATGGTCATCAAAAGACGATTTAAGGAGGTAACTTAGATGACAAATATAAGCTCTTCACAAAGTGAACTCGAGGAAATTTGCCTCAATACACAAATCCACTACATCATATTATCAGGAGCTTTTGTCTGTAACCATCTGCCTTCATGATTGAACAACACAAAAAATCTAAAAACTTTATTGGCATAACTTTGTCATTATTGTTACAGGAATACTTTGCAGAGGATACCCTTCTGTTTGTCTTGGTTATGACAATTCGTGCCCCACCTCATTACCAAAAATTAAAAAGAGACCTGAGGAGAATGCCAAATGTTATGGCTACCACTCACAGGTGCTGGGCTCCATTCTCAACTATGAATTGATGAAAGTACACAATCAGTCTTGACTAAACTTGATGCTTCCATGTCTTGAAATTAAATTCCAAAACAAGACGCTTCCATTTTTCAAAATCAAATCCCGGGAGCTCTGTAAATTGCAGAGGTTTGAGACTACTCGATCTGAAGATCCCAATGAACCTGAGGCTCAACTAgaaaatttaataaacaaataagAATAGTAACGTTTTAAATGTCCTGGTCAATATTTTGAAAATGGAACATAATTTCAGTTGTTTGTTATGGTTGCATTAAACAACATTTATGAAGCTAAATTTAGCGAAAAAAGAGATATATCACAGATATAATATTTGGAACCTTCCCAGACTCTTTCATTGGAACTGCATGTAGTTTTGAAGGACTCATGTGCACAATTGCTTGAACCAGCCTAGCAGCATTCAAATCTCTCTATATACATGTGGCATGAATTTCTTTGATTATAAACCTGTGAAGCATGTGCACCATCAGGGCATCTAGTCAAtcatcataaacacataatcaaatTGTTTTCAATAAGGAACTCGTCAAAAATAGGAAATTACCAGAACATTGAAAAGTTTTGTTCACTGTTCAGGGCACATGCTCTTAAAACAGAATTGGTATTTATATCTGAGATTCTGAACAAGACTAAAATAAATAGCACATTCAAACTCCCCAAAACTTCTATACTACATTAGCAAGGTTACATTAAACCACAAATCCTGTGATTTGCTACTTTCATGACCCAGAAAGCTGAGCTTCTCTTGTACAATTTAGAAGAACAAGGAAGGTGGCTGCTTCATAACTTATTAGACTATGAAACATTTGGCAAAGAAGCTTGTTCTGATAGTCTTTAATTTTAATAACCCAAAGGTTTGTGGAAAGGTTCCCCTAAAAAATGATCAACTGTACATGGCAAGCCTCGCATGAACTTACCATGATAGGTTTAATTATTCCTTTTCAATATAATGGCTGTTATGGCTGTTCTCCTGTTGTTATTGAACTAAAATAATTGTTCAGTTGTGAAGTCCAACCATCACAAACCTTTCAGCTTCCCTGTTTTCTTGTCTCTACATTTTTTTTCACCGATGAGTTATATAAACTTGAGAAATGTTACATTTCCTACATGAAATACTTATGTATTACTGCAACTGTTTAAAGAGAATTATCATCCACAGAGAGAATTATCATCCACTTTTGCTGTGGATGTAGCCAATTTTGGTGAACCACATAATACGTTATCTCTGTCCAATTTTGTATTTTCTGTTTAATCTGCTGTAGGTTTGCTCTGTTTTTACTCTGTTTGCTTAACAATAATTACTGAGATTGTTATACAAAACCATAGCAAGTGCAAATAACTCAGAAGCAATCAGAAATCATTACAAGCTACATGTACACATGTGAACTCCATATCCAGAGTCCATTGGCGCAAATTCCCATTCATAATAACGTATTTACGAAATTATGAATAAATCTGGTAATCATTTTTTAATTTGGACAAATTAATAACATGATCAGAGGACATTTTTTTGATAAGAAAGAAATGTTACAAAAGAAGGAACATATTCGTTGCATGTTATATGGAAACAAGGATGTTACCTATTGAGTTCAACAACTATATCCTATCCTAAGTTAGAAGCATGTGTTTGTTTATAGCACCAGAAGTATGCTTCGGTTAAATAGAACAGAATAAAACTGCAAAACATGAAAATTCCATAAAACGGCACTCGTAAAACACAAGCACAAACCTCCAAAATCAATATGATAGTAGGCTGCATAAACAACTAACCAACTCACTACGTCCCCAGAGAaaattcttcctcgagccacaacaaatttcaaaataaaatataacatggAATACTATCTTTCATTAAAACAAGAGGTCAATTTTTTCACTCTGTAAAAAACGCTTTAAAACTCTAATCAAAATGCAAACCATTTGAATCCTCTTATTTGTTCCAAAGAATCGGTGTCACAGATCAAGAAAGCCATATCAGTCGATCTGATTATTCTCTCATAGGACTCAAAAGTATAGGACACAAGTTTAATATATAACAATGTCTTGATTTGGACAGCAAATATATGACAATAAAACTGTCTATAATAATGCAGTAAATCTATACATATCATATGCCCTCTCCAAAAAACTTGATCGCCAGGAACTCAAATCTAGACGATTGACAGAAAGAAGCATCTCAACTAGAGACTAGACTTTCATGTCTAGATCACAAGGATTGCATCCTTCGATTTCAATGGAAGGGGTACAAATAAAGACCAACAATTCTGCGGAGCAGAGCAATCTACAGCCATCGAAAAAGTCCAGAATGCCTTTTTACAAAGGCATGCAGACAAAACACATAACCAATCCATTACTGCAAGCTCCCTTTACAAAAGGCCAAGAATGTACAAGCTTGGAAACAAACTCGGCACGGTGCAATACAAATTTTCAATATAAAACCCAACTGCACTACTCTTCTCCCCtttttcaattaaaattttaaCTGCCGAGATGTTTCGTAAACATTTAGTAACCACAAGAAAACCTGACTCGATTCATTTCTTATTATAGAAGGGATCTGGTTGCTATCACTGCTCTCTTTGTACAAGAAACAAGAATAAACCACCTTCAAATTTCAGCAAGACTATTCTCcactttcagatgttcaaagccaATGGCTTAAGCCAAAATTCTTCTCTTCCAAAGACATGCTTCCGGAGCAAGCTTCACAGAGACCTTAAGAGGCTCAGATTTGGATCTTTTCAACATGAATGCCTCAGGAGGACTGAATTTCTCTTGAAGCATACTAGGTACAACTTTAGAGCACTCTTCCTGATCATTACTCTCCTTGCTCAACCTCCTGCTACCTTCTTCGCTAACCATAGGCCTCCTAAAATATTCTCTGGTTGGCACCCATGTTTCCTTAGATATCTCCAATGACAATTTTGTAAGCTCCGGCTCACATTGCATAAGAAGCAATCCTTGAGTTAAGCTCATCTTTGCATTTTCTCCTGACCCCTTAACCTTTGTAGCACCTTTTGTCTCTTCATCATTACAAGCCTCGTCTTCATTTGCAGATGAAGTCATCCTCGATTCCACACCATGTGATTCAACAACACAGCCCTTGTCTTGGCGCTCATCAGCATTAAAGGGAGCCTTCCAGCAATCTGAATTTAACGACAATCTCAGAGGAGCCGATCTGCATCTCATTAACAAAAGTGCATTTCTTGGAGGAACACAAACTGGTTCTCCCTCGTCTTCATCTTCACCAACATGGCTAAATCTATAACCCGCTCCAGACTTTGCCCTGATCCAATCTTCCCCtttctcttcatcctcatcctcctgAAACCTCCTTAACCTCGTCCTCATTCTCTCCAGGTCTTTCTCATATATGTCCTCCCTTTTACCAAACGGATCCTTTTTTCTATGAAATGGGTTATCCATTTTCACTGAATCCAGACCTTTCTCTTGCCTGCTGGCATCTGGGTCCAACCTCCCATGATGCTTTTCATCGCTATCATTAAGTATCATAACAAACTTAGCCAGCAGGGCACTCCCACATGCCGAAGATTGCTTTTCATCCACTTCCTTAGTATTTGGGCTTGTGGGTGTGCCTCCACTGCAAGGAAATATGCAACTAAACTCTGCCCCTAAGCTCCTAAAAGCATCGCATACCTCCTTCCTAAAATTTCTAAGACTCTCAGTCCCCTTCCCAGCATGCCTAGATTTAACTCTTACCTGGCCAATGCATGTGACCTTGGGCGAAGTAGGCTCTTCCTCTGCAGTTGTCTCAGAGCTACCACCTGCATTCCTCCTCCTCAGCAGCAATGGAAACATAGGGCTGGATTGCCCCTTTCTCCTGCTGCCAAAGCTTGCAGACCCACCACCTTCCTTGTATTTTTCTAGCCTTCCAGGACTGTGTACTGACTTGGGCACGTTCCTCATTGATGTCCGAGAAGGAAAACACACAAACAAATCGTTGTATCCTTTGTTTCCCTCCATCCATATCCTTCAAAATCGACCTACCCAATTCTTGTCGTTGTTTCTCTGGTACATTAAAACCACTTGAACAAAATCTTGTCCATTAATGGCTTCTTTTGGGAACCCAATTCAGTTAGAGAACCGCTTCTCTTATATCCTGTAAAATCCGCCCATATAGGAGTACAACGCTACTGATTTGTTTATCCAGAACGAAGGTCCACCATGAATGGatatttcatgatgatatttttgatttttttttggagcaCTAAAACAAACAAGTTCTAGTCTTTAAAAGGTTTGACCCAAAATTTCCAAACGTATTCTAGGCACATCGGAATTCGTTACGAAGTGTTATAAAATATATGCGGCAGACATCGGAATTCGTTTAAGGCTGTATGAGGCTTGGAATTCGTTTTTCaaggtatattttatttattaaagtaGAATCAAATAATCATTTTGTTTCTGCAAGAGAGAGAAAGAGCAACAATTTCAGTGTATACCAAATAATTTAAGGGTAGTTCACTAGTGCTTAGTCTTAAATACTAACCAAGCACTCTCGACTTAGCATAACATATAAAatgtattataaatattatattgtGATGAATTAGTTATGAAAATGGGATACATGCAATAGTTAGAAGCTATTCTCCTTATAAAATGGCATGTTAAGTCATAATAAGACATCATGTCTCATCTTttatatgatgttatgatgatACATGCAATAGTTAGAAGCTATTCTCCTTATAAAATGGCATGTTAAGTCATAATAAGACATCATGTCTCATCTTttatatgatgttatgatgatGTCAAAATTGGATGGAAGAAAAGACAAATGAGTATTAAGGTTCATGTGGTGTCTAACTACGACCACGATATGTTTGTATGGGcctataatcaattttttttaaatgatggatGATAAAATGTTCTCAAACCATCATCTTTTCATTTGCAGAGTCGGCGTTTGGCATAGCAGGACAACTCTATTTGGCAAGGAAAGGGGCAGCGATGGCATTATGTGTTGTAGATATTATTCATATATACAATTCTTCATGAAAATGAAGCAAAAATCAATATTCTCACTATTCTCTTTGGTTTCtgtgaaatcaataaaatattgtcaATTTTCATTTGTAGGTTCAAGGTTTGGAATAGTAAGACAACTCAATTTGGTAAGGAAAGGGGCAACGTTGGTATAC
This genomic stretch from Cryptomeria japonica chromosome 8, Sugi_1.0, whole genome shotgun sequence harbors:
- the LOC131078968 gene encoding uncharacterized protein LOC131078968 produces the protein MEGNKGYNDLFVCFPSRTSMRNVPKSVHSPGRLEKYKEGGGSASFGSRRKGQSSPMFPLLLRRRNAGGSSETTAEEEPTSPKVTCIGQVRVKSRHAGKGTESLRNFRKEVCDAFRSLGAEFSCIFPCSGGTPTSPNTKEVDEKQSSACGSALLAKFVMILNDSDEKHHGRLDPDASRQEKGLDSVKMDNPFHRKKDPFGKREDIYEKDLERMRTRLRRFQEDEDEEKGEDWIRAKSGAGYRFSHVGEDEDEGEPVCVPPRNALLLMRCRSAPLRLSLNSDCWKAPFNADERQDKGCVVESHGVESRMTSSANEDEACNDEETKGATKVKGSGENAKMSLTQGLLLMQCEPELTKLSLEISKETWVPTREYFRRPMVSEEGSRRLSKESNDQEECSKVVPSMLQEKFSPPEAFMLKRSKSEPLKVSVKLAPEACLWKRRILA